One Candidatus Omnitrophota bacterium genomic window carries:
- the dapB gene encoding 4-hydroxy-tetrahydrodipicolinate reductase, with translation MIKIAIAGSHGKMGKRIIALAEKDKAITVVSEFDVGTDAEREIAKCDILIDFTAPQATVEHVKTAEHLKKGIVIGTTGLSKEENEAIQRTSKNIPIVISPNMSVGVNLLFKLCQDTARTLSKDYKVSMREVHHIYKKDSPSGTAKRLADLVALEHKIPAAEIPIESIREGEVVGDHKVMFESDEEVIELFHSAKSRDTFAAGALKAAKFLAGKKSGLFSMRDVLGI, from the coding sequence ATGATAAAGATCGCGATAGCGGGTTCGCACGGAAAAATGGGGAAGAGGATCATCGCCTTGGCTGAAAAGGATAAGGCTATAACGGTTGTCTCGGAATTTGATGTAGGAACTGACGCCGAGCGCGAGATAGCAAAATGCGACATCCTGATAGACTTTACAGCGCCTCAAGCTACGGTGGAACATGTCAAAACAGCCGAGCACTTAAAGAAAGGCATCGTTATAGGTACCACAGGATTATCTAAAGAAGAGAATGAAGCGATCCAAAGGACGTCCAAAAATATCCCTATTGTGATATCGCCCAATATGTCGGTGGGGGTTAATTTGCTTTTTAAACTTTGCCAGGATACAGCCCGGACATTATCAAAGGACTATAAAGTTTCCATGCGCGAAGTTCACCATATCTATAAGAAAGATTCGCCGAGCGGTACAGCCAAGAGGTTGGCAGATCTGGTGGCTTTGGAGCACAAAATACCTGCCGCGGAAATCCCTATAGAATCCATAAGAGAAGGAGAGGTTGTAGGCGATCACAAGGTTATGTTTGAGTCTGACGAAGAGGTTATAGAACTTTTTCATAGCGCGAAGAGCCGCGATACGTTTGCCGCGGGTGCTCTTAAAGCAGCAAAGTTTTTAGCAGGCAAAAAGAGCGGGCTTTTCAGCATGCGCGACGTATTGGGGATTTGA
- the argB gene encoding acetylglutamate kinase — protein MMKEAIKKSEVLIEAVPYIKKFFKKVVVIKYGGSAVDEKGIEKSILEDVMFMNYAGMRPIIVHGGGPFISKMMKKSGIEPKFIGGRRYSDAQSIRIIEKALRIINQNITKVLKGMGAEAFGLSGGENHLIKVKKMKSKVDLGFVGEVTSVDTTVVKRLIEDSIIPVIYPLGIGRDGNIYNVNADDVASEIAMALKAEKYVLLTNVRGIMKDKKKPDSLYHTLKAGVVKKLIKRGVIDAGMIPKAQSCVNAVRGGVKKAHILDANLPHALLLEIFTDKGIGTEIVK, from the coding sequence ATGATGAAAGAAGCTATCAAAAAGAGCGAAGTATTAATAGAGGCGGTACCATATATAAAGAAGTTCTTTAAAAAGGTAGTCGTCATAAAATACGGCGGATCAGCCGTTGATGAAAAAGGCATAGAGAAGAGCATTCTCGAAGACGTAATGTTCATGAACTACGCCGGCATGAGACCGATCATCGTCCATGGAGGCGGGCCGTTTATTTCCAAGATGATGAAGAAATCCGGCATAGAGCCGAAATTTATCGGGGGAAGAAGGTATAGCGATGCGCAGTCAATCCGAATCATCGAAAAGGCCCTCAGGATCATAAACCAAAATATTACAAAAGTGCTGAAGGGGATGGGAGCAGAGGCCTTCGGTTTGAGCGGAGGGGAAAACCACCTCATAAAAGTGAAGAAGATGAAAAGTAAAGTCGACCTCGGATTTGTGGGCGAGGTGACGTCGGTAGATACAACCGTCGTGAAGCGCCTTATAGAGGACAGTATAATACCCGTCATTTATCCTTTGGGTATAGGCAGAGACGGGAATATTTATAATGTCAATGCGGATGATGTGGCAAGCGAGATAGCGATGGCGTTAAAAGCGGAAAAATATGTACTCCTTACAAATGTAAGGGGCATAATGAAGGACAAAAAGAAGCCTGATAGCTTATATCATACTTTGAAAGCCGGCGTAGTGAAAAAATTAATAAAAAGAGGGGTTATAGATGCCGGGATGATACCTAAAGCCCAGTCCTGCGTCAATGCAGTGAGGGGCGGGGTGAAAAAGGCGCATATATTGGATGCAAATCTGCCCCATGCACTTTTATTAGAGATATTTACGGACAAGGGGATAGGGACGGAGATAGTGAAATGA
- the dapF gene encoding diaminopimelate epimerase codes for MNTIEFTKLVATGNDFILIDNARKKVESRVGSLSKLAKLVCARRHSIGADGLLVLEGSRRADVAMRIFNPDGSEPEMCGNGSRCLAYYVAHRGITGNNLSIETQAGVLKAVVRKDMVKVGMTDPEDLRLNIALHSGSETINLAFVNTGVPHAVHIVRSLGAVDVKKIGRQIRYHKIFAPAGTNVDFIKIHGARVISMRTYERGVEDETFACGTGAAASAIIASELKNVRSPVKVRTFGGEALTIYFKKKDSGYKDVFLEGAVKLVFDSTIKI; via the coding sequence ATGAATACGATAGAGTTTACCAAGTTAGTTGCTACGGGCAATGATTTTATTCTCATAGACAACGCCCGTAAAAAGGTGGAGAGTAGAGTAGGGAGCCTTTCAAAGCTTGCAAAGCTTGTTTGCGCGAGAAGGCACTCCATAGGCGCCGACGGCCTTTTGGTGTTGGAAGGTTCGCGAAGAGCCGATGTGGCTATGCGCATATTTAATCCGGACGGCAGCGAGCCAGAGATGTGCGGCAACGGCTCGAGATGCCTGGCGTATTACGTTGCCCATAGAGGTATAACGGGAAATAATCTTTCAATAGAGACTCAAGCAGGCGTCCTTAAGGCAGTTGTCCGTAAAGATATGGTCAAAGTAGGAATGACCGATCCGGAGGATCTGCGGCTTAATATCGCGCTTCACTCCGGCAGCGAAACGATAAACCTGGCTTTCGTAAATACCGGCGTTCCGCATGCTGTCCATATTGTGAGATCACTCGGCGCAGTCGATGTAAAAAAGATAGGAAGGCAGATCCGTTACCATAAGATATTTGCTCCGGCCGGGACGAATGTAGATTTTATAAAGATACACGGCGCTCGCGTGATCTCAATGAGGACTTATGAGAGGGGCGTAGAAGACGAGACATTTGCCTGCGGTACGGGAGCAGCAGCAAGCGCGATTATAGCGTCGGAATTGAAGAATGTCAGGTCGCCCGTTAAAGTGAGGACTTTCGGCGGAGAAGCCCTTACAATATATTTTAAAAAGAAAGACAGTGGATATAAGGATGTATTTTTAGAAGGCGCGGTCAAATTGGTATTTGACAGTACCATAAAAATCTAG
- a CDS encoding argininosuccinate synthase gives MTPKVVLAYSGGLDTSVAIKWFTKKGYDVIAYMADVGQESDFNRYRQRALNTGAIKVIVEDLKDEFVKDFVFKALKADAVYEHGYLLATALSRPIIAKGLVEAAHREKARFVAHGCTGKGNDQVRFEVTIGALDPKLKILAPVREWELKTRQEEIEYAKKNKIPIDTTKKKPYSLDINLWGVSIESGKLEDPYFEPDEDIYQVTKGVNKAKAEPCYVTIEFKNGIPVKLNGKAMKGVDLILKLAKIAGSAGVGRSDMIENRLVGIKSREIYEAPAGWPLYTAHNALESLVLDRELIHFKDMVASKYAELVYYGLWYSPLREALDKFIDETQRYVNGTVKLKLHRGNCIAVGRKSPNSLYKKELATYEEGDKFDQSLAKGFIEIWGLPYKGRKHV, from the coding sequence ATGACTCCAAAAGTCGTTCTCGCATATTCAGGCGGTTTGGACACTTCGGTGGCGATAAAATGGTTTACCAAAAAGGGCTACGACGTTATCGCTTATATGGCTGACGTCGGGCAGGAATCCGACTTCAATCGGTATCGCCAGAGGGCGCTCAATACAGGCGCTATAAAAGTGATAGTGGAAGACCTGAAAGATGAGTTCGTGAAGGACTTTGTCTTTAAGGCGTTGAAAGCGGACGCTGTTTATGAACACGGCTATCTTTTGGCGACGGCGCTCTCAAGGCCGATTATAGCTAAAGGCCTTGTTGAAGCAGCCCATAGAGAAAAGGCTCGATTTGTGGCGCACGGATGCACGGGAAAAGGTAATGACCAGGTCAGATTTGAAGTCACCATAGGTGCTTTGGATCCAAAATTGAAGATACTCGCACCGGTTAGGGAATGGGAACTCAAGACGCGGCAGGAAGAAATAGAGTATGCTAAAAAGAATAAGATACCAATTGATACAACGAAAAAAAAGCCCTACTCACTTGATATTAATCTTTGGGGAGTATCGATTGAAAGTGGGAAGCTGGAAGATCCTTATTTTGAGCCTGATGAAGATATCTATCAGGTTACAAAAGGAGTGAATAAGGCTAAGGCGGAGCCTTGCTATGTCACAATAGAATTCAAAAACGGCATCCCCGTCAAGCTGAACGGGAAAGCAATGAAGGGCGTTGATCTTATATTGAAGCTCGCTAAAATAGCGGGATCGGCCGGTGTCGGAAGAAGCGATATGATAGAGAACAGGCTCGTTGGTATAAAGTCGCGAGAGATCTACGAAGCGCCTGCCGGTTGGCCGCTATATACGGCGCATAACGCGCTCGAGAGCCTTGTGTTAGACAGGGAGCTTATCCATTTCAAGGATATGGTAGCGTCCAAGTACGCGGAACTCGTCTATTACGGTCTTTGGTATTCGCCGCTTCGAGAGGCGCTCGATAAATTTATTGATGAGACTCAGAGATACGTGAACGGCACCGTTAAATTGAAGCTTCACAGGGGAAATTGCATAGCGGTAGGCAGAAAATCACCTAATTCCTTATATAAAAAAGAGCTCGCCACTTATGAAGAAGGCGATAAATTCGACCAGTCGCTTGCGAAGGGCTTTATAGAGATATGGGGCCTGCCGTATAAAGGGAGAAAACATGTCTAA
- a CDS encoding aspartate aminotransferase family protein codes for MTKTELIKEKYDKYVMPTYARDGIAFAKGKGITLWDADGKEYLDFFPGWAVSGIGHCHSKVVAAIREQAGVLIHVSNNYYSELQAELAKKIIYHAFPGKVFFGNSGAEANECAVKLARKYGSQSKRYEIITMEKSFHGRTIAMITATGQDKVKHGFEPLLEGFKTIPFNDLAAVKAAVTEKTVAIMIEPIQGEGGINAADKSYIEGLRKLCDEKDMLLIFDEVQTAMGRTGEMFAFKNYNVQPDIMTLAKSLGSGVPIGATVASSRIADTLTAGTHASTFGGSPIVSAAALATFEAIEKEGLLENARDMGAYLREKLEGLKKEFDFVKKIKGIALMIGVELSIDGKQIFNECRKRGLLINCTQGNILRIMPPLTVKKEDIDKAIKIIKESMATI; via the coding sequence ATGACAAAGACAGAATTGATAAAGGAAAAATATGATAAATACGTCATGCCGACTTATGCAAGGGACGGTATCGCTTTTGCAAAAGGAAAAGGCATAACACTTTGGGATGCTGACGGAAAAGAGTACCTTGACTTTTTTCCCGGATGGGCTGTCAGCGGTATCGGCCATTGCCATTCTAAGGTAGTCGCGGCCATAAGGGAGCAGGCGGGGGTATTGATCCATGTCTCCAATAATTATTACAGCGAGCTTCAGGCCGAGCTTGCAAAGAAGATAATATATCACGCCTTTCCGGGCAAGGTGTTCTTCGGGAATAGCGGAGCGGAGGCAAACGAATGTGCCGTTAAATTGGCGCGAAAATACGGCAGCCAGTCGAAGAGATATGAGATCATAACTATGGAAAAGTCCTTCCACGGAAGGACGATAGCCATGATCACAGCTACGGGCCAGGATAAGGTGAAGCACGGTTTTGAGCCGCTTTTAGAGGGCTTTAAGACGATTCCTTTTAACGACTTGGCAGCTGTGAAAGCGGCCGTTACGGAGAAGACCGTGGCCATAATGATCGAACCGATCCAGGGCGAAGGCGGGATTAATGCCGCTGATAAATCATATATTGAAGGATTGAGGAAACTGTGCGACGAAAAGGATATGCTCCTTATATTCGATGAAGTACAAACGGCTATGGGAAGAACCGGCGAGATGTTCGCGTTTAAAAATTACAATGTTCAGCCGGACATTATGACGCTGGCCAAATCGCTCGGAAGCGGCGTACCTATAGGCGCGACTGTTGCCTCATCCAGAATAGCCGACACCCTGACTGCCGGTACCCATGCCTCTACTTTTGGCGGCAGCCCCATAGTTTCGGCCGCGGCTTTGGCGACATTTGAAGCTATAGAAAAAGAAGGCCTTCTTGAAAACGCGAGAGATATGGGCGCATATTTGAGAGAAAAGCTGGAGGGCCTGAAGAAGGAGTTTGACTTTGTAAAAAAGATAAAAGGTATCGCGCTTATGATAGGCGTCGAGCTTTCTATCGACGGCAAGCAGATATTTAATGAATGCCGAAAGAGGGGACTATTAATAAATTGCACACAGGGCAACATTCTTCGGATCATGCCGCCTCTTACCGTAAAGAAAGAAGACATAGATAAGGCGATTAAGATTATAAAAGAAAGCATGGCTACAATATAA
- the dapA gene encoding 4-hydroxy-tetrahydrodipicolinate synthase — protein MFKGSMVALVTPFRNGKIDEKALKDLVEFHIKNGTSALVPCGTTGESPTLSYEEHDRVIELTVELAKGRVPVIAGTGSNSTDEAIALTKHAESSGAAASLQVSPYYNRPTQKGLYLHFKAIADSVKIPLILYNIASRTGVNIEPETFVKLAEIKNIIGVKEASGSLDQMSRIRQLSPKDFLLISGDDSLTLPLMSIGGVGVISVVANIIPKDVSDMCAAFLGSDTKKAEALHYKMLPLVKAVFIETNPIPVKAAMGLMKMIDPEIRLPLCDMAPENKEKLVKALKDYRLI, from the coding sequence ATGTTTAAAGGTTCGATGGTAGCTTTGGTTACGCCGTTCAGGAACGGGAAGATAGACGAGAAGGCCTTAAAGGATTTGGTAGAATTCCATATAAAAAACGGTACGTCGGCCCTTGTGCCCTGCGGCACAACGGGTGAATCGCCCACACTGTCGTATGAGGAGCATGACAGGGTAATCGAGCTTACTGTCGAGCTTGCGAAAGGCAGGGTACCGGTTATAGCAGGTACCGGTTCAAACTCGACCGATGAAGCGATAGCGCTTACTAAGCACGCCGAAAGCTCAGGCGCGGCCGCATCGCTTCAAGTAAGCCCGTATTACAACCGGCCGACGCAGAAGGGGCTATATCTCCATTTTAAAGCGATAGCGGATTCCGTAAAGATACCGCTGATACTTTATAATATAGCCTCAAGGACAGGCGTCAATATTGAGCCGGAGACATTTGTGAAGCTCGCCGAGATAAAGAACATAATCGGCGTAAAAGAGGCGAGCGGCTCACTCGACCAGATGTCGCGCATAAGGCAGCTTTCACCCAAGGATTTTCTTCTCATATCCGGAGACGATTCGCTGACTTTGCCGCTTATGTCGATAGGGGGCGTGGGCGTCATATCGGTAGTGGCCAATATCATACCGAAAGACGTTTCGGATATGTGCGCCGCATTTCTTGGGAGCGATACAAAAAAAGCCGAAGCGCTGCATTATAAGATGCTTCCCCTCGTGAAGGCGGTGTTTATAGAGACCAATCCCATTCCGGTAAAGGCGGCGATGGGCCTTATGAAGATGATAGATCCGGAGATACGACTGCCATTATGCGATATGGCGCCGGAAAATAAAGAGAAACTGGTTAAAGCCCTGAAGGATTATAGACTTATATGA
- the lysA gene encoding diaminopimelate decarboxylase: MHEFKYRDNILYCEDVRVADIAKKVGTPFYLYSYQTIVDHFRKLKDAFREIDPLICFSMKSNANLAVCKALLNEGAGLDIVSGGELYRAIKAGADPKKIVYASVGKKKEEIREAIRRGIFMFNVESVAELALINRIAGNMSKKIDVAIRVNPDVKPKTHKHITTGTKETKFGIALSVVENIFDNSNRYRHLNLIGLHIHIGSQITEAAPYIKAIKKVISFIKDARIDVKSLNIGGGLGIIYSKEKPQTAKEFANAILPLFKGSGLRIILEPGRFIIGNSGILVTSVLYVKKTQSKKFVIVDAGMNDLIRPSFYEAYHEIAPVTRRPGAAMDNIDVVGPICESGDFLAKDRRFQEVRPGDILAVMSAGAYGFSMASNYNARPRPCEVMVINGRFYIIRRRERYEDLIRGESIPKALK, from the coding sequence ATGCACGAATTTAAATACAGAGACAACATATTATACTGCGAAGATGTGCGGGTGGCTGATATCGCCAAAAAAGTCGGCACACCTTTTTATCTATACAGCTACCAGACGATCGTGGATCATTTCCGCAAACTGAAGGATGCCTTCAGGGAGATAGACCCCCTCATATGCTTTTCTATGAAGTCAAACGCAAATCTTGCGGTATGTAAGGCGCTTCTGAATGAAGGTGCGGGGCTTGACATCGTCTCAGGGGGAGAGCTTTACAGGGCGATAAAGGCGGGGGCCGACCCAAAAAAAATAGTCTACGCCAGCGTCGGAAAGAAGAAAGAAGAAATAAGAGAAGCGATAAGGCGCGGCATATTTATGTTTAATGTGGAATCTGTGGCGGAGTTGGCGCTTATAAACAGGATTGCCGGCAACATGTCTAAAAAAATAGACGTGGCCATAAGGGTCAACCCCGATGTGAAGCCCAAGACGCACAAGCATATAACTACCGGCACAAAGGAGACGAAGTTTGGCATTGCCCTTTCAGTCGTAGAGAATATATTTGACAATTCTAATAGGTACCGCCATCTCAACTTAATAGGGCTGCACATTCACATAGGTTCCCAGATAACCGAAGCGGCGCCTTATATAAAGGCGATAAAGAAGGTCATATCTTTTATAAAAGATGCGAGGATAGACGTAAAGTCACTTAATATAGGCGGAGGGCTGGGTATAATATACTCCAAAGAAAAGCCGCAGACGGCAAAAGAATTTGCGAATGCCATCCTGCCGCTTTTTAAGGGGTCGGGGCTCAGGATAATACTTGAGCCCGGAAGGTTCATTATCGGCAATAGCGGGATCCTCGTGACGTCGGTCCTGTATGTAAAGAAGACGCAGTCTAAGAAATTTGTGATAGTGGATGCCGGCATGAACGACCTTATAAGGCCCAGTTTTTATGAGGCGTATCATGAAATAGCGCCCGTTACCAGACGGCCGGGTGCGGCAATGGACAACATAGATGTAGTGGGGCCGATATGCGAAAGCGGAGATTTTCTTGCCAAAGACAGGCGCTTTCAAGAAGTGCGGCCAGGCGATATTTTGGCTGTGATGAGCGCGGGGGCGTACGGTTTTTCAATGGCGTCTAATTATAACGCAAGGCCCCGGCCATGCGAAGTAATGGTAATCAATGGAAGATTCTACATAATAAGGCGCAGGGAAAGATACGAGGACCTCATAAGAGGGGAATCCATACCAAAGGCGCTTAAATGA
- the argJ gene encoding bifunctional glutamate N-acetyltransferase/amino-acid acetyltransferase ArgJ has translation MKIIKGGVTSPLGFTANAVKAGIKRSKRLDLALLCSEVPAIAAAAFTKNKFQASPIKISSAHLRNRTHRALIVNSGNANCANGRAGDRDALLMTELAADALAINSEEVLVASTGVIGKYLPILKIKGKIPELVDGLDEKNGSIFAQAVMTTDRTKKELAVKFKLGTSIVTIGGACKGVGMIYPELEAAKHATMLCFLTTDAAISRKLLEDALGESIGDSFNMISVDGDMSTNDSCFLLANGLAGNKKINQKFGDYKDFTAALGLITMELGKMLVKDGEGATKFVEIEVKHAQSEKDAKRVARKVSTSNLLKCCVFGGDPNWGRVVAACGSSDANIDPLKVDIYLGGVKVFANGERLRRYNEEKVKRLFRGKDIGIKIDLKNGGHKAIAWTCDLSKEYVAINSKYST, from the coding sequence ATGAAGATAATAAAAGGCGGTGTTACTTCCCCTTTGGGCTTTACAGCAAACGCGGTAAAAGCCGGCATAAAAAGGTCCAAAAGGCTTGACCTTGCTCTTTTATGTTCGGAGGTTCCGGCAATAGCGGCGGCTGCCTTTACGAAGAATAAGTTCCAGGCATCGCCTATTAAGATAAGCAGCGCCCATTTACGGAATAGGACGCATCGGGCTCTCATAGTAAATAGCGGCAACGCGAACTGCGCTAACGGAAGAGCGGGCGACAGAGATGCGCTTTTAATGACAGAACTTGCGGCAGATGCTCTTGCCATTAATAGTGAAGAGGTCTTGGTAGCCTCAACGGGCGTTATAGGGAAATATCTGCCGATCTTGAAGATAAAGGGAAAGATCCCCGAGCTTGTTGACGGGCTGGACGAAAAAAACGGAAGTATCTTCGCCCAGGCCGTGATGACGACTGACCGAACCAAAAAAGAGCTGGCGGTTAAGTTTAAACTGGGCACGTCCATTGTTACTATAGGCGGCGCTTGTAAGGGGGTAGGGATGATCTACCCGGAATTGGAAGCGGCAAAACACGCGACAATGCTCTGTTTTCTAACAACAGACGCCGCCATATCCAGAAAATTGCTGGAGGATGCCCTCGGCGAGTCGATCGGGGATTCCTTTAATATGATATCGGTCGATGGCGATATGAGCACAAACGACTCATGTTTTCTTTTGGCTAACGGCCTTGCCGGCAATAAAAAGATAAATCAGAAATTCGGCGATTATAAAGACTTTACTGCGGCCCTTGGGCTGATAACGATGGAGCTTGGGAAGATGCTTGTTAAAGACGGCGAGGGCGCGACAAAATTTGTGGAAATAGAAGTGAAACACGCTCAGAGCGAAAAGGATGCCAAGCGAGTAGCGAGGAAAGTGTCGACATCCAACCTCCTAAAATGCTGTGTTTTCGGGGGCGATCCTAATTGGGGGCGAGTGGTAGCGGCGTGCGGCTCAAGCGACGCAAATATAGACCCTTTAAAAGTAGATATATACCTCGGCGGCGTCAAGGTATTTGCAAACGGCGAGAGATTGAGAAGGTATAACGAAGAAAAAGTCAAACGGCTTTTTAGGGGCAAAGATATAGGCATAAAGATAGATTTGAAAAACGGCGGGCATAAGGCCATCGCCTGGACGTGCGATCTGTCAAAAGAATACGTTGCCATAAATTCGAAGTACAGCACATAG
- the argH gene encoding argininosuccinate lyase, with translation MSKKMWGGRFKKEIDRDFFEFQKSIHYDYKLAKYDIVHSLIHTVTLADAKFLSLKEKEKLIKALEEISKNVKEGKFAYDAAAEDIHTDIQNKVAKKVGKLALKLHTLRSRNDQIAFDEKGYCYDESFAIAKLLDSFLKSLSFLGKKYGKHYIVGYTHTQRAQKVLFANYIATYYAMFARDKKRLEYFYSNIPLYIGAGALAGSSIAKFYNDALAKTKKKLLTDNIFVKEIKPFLNSLDAVSDRDFLIELLSILAIIQMHLSRLAEDLILYSTKEFNFINLPEEFCTGSSMMPHKKNPDFLELVRGYTGRIYGNLMSVLTIMKGLPLTYNRDMQLDKEPLFSSVDTVKNELEIMAHFLIGVELKTETIKAALKDIDLAAVDMAEKLVRDKKMPFKEAHDMVGRYIRSAEEKKAKR, from the coding sequence ATGTCTAAAAAAATGTGGGGTGGGAGATTCAAAAAAGAAATAGATAGGGACTTTTTTGAGTTCCAGAAGTCCATTCATTACGATTACAAGCTGGCAAAGTACGACATAGTCCACTCTTTGATACATACCGTTACTTTGGCTGACGCCAAGTTTTTATCCCTGAAAGAAAAGGAAAAACTGATTAAGGCGTTGGAAGAAATCAGCAAAAATGTCAAGGAAGGTAAGTTCGCATATGATGCCGCCGCAGAGGATATACATACGGATATTCAGAATAAAGTCGCTAAAAAAGTAGGCAAACTTGCTTTGAAGCTCCATACCCTAAGATCAAGAAATGACCAGATCGCCTTTGATGAAAAGGGGTATTGCTATGATGAAAGTTTTGCAATTGCAAAACTTTTGGATAGCTTTTTAAAATCTCTGTCTTTTTTGGGAAAAAAATACGGAAAACATTATATTGTCGGTTATACTCATACCCAGAGAGCGCAAAAGGTTCTTTTTGCGAATTATATAGCCACATATTATGCTATGTTTGCCAGGGACAAAAAAAGATTAGAGTATTTTTATTCGAACATACCTCTTTACATAGGTGCGGGGGCTTTAGCCGGAAGCTCTATAGCAAAGTTTTATAATGACGCATTAGCAAAAACGAAAAAGAAACTTCTTACAGATAATATTTTTGTAAAAGAGATAAAGCCTTTTCTTAATTCGCTGGATGCTGTAAGTGACAGGGACTTTCTCATTGAGCTTTTAAGCATTTTAGCTATTATTCAGATGCATCTCTCGAGGTTAGCCGAGGACCTGATATTGTATTCTACCAAAGAGTTTAACTTTATTAATTTGCCGGAGGAATTCTGTACGGGGTCGAGCATGATGCCCCATAAGAAAAACCCGGATTTTCTTGAATTAGTAAGAGGCTATACCGGTAGAATATACGGAAATCTGATGTCGGTACTGACTATTATGAAAGGCCTTCCGCTTACGTACAACAGAGACATGCAGCTTGATAAAGAACCGTTATTTTCATCGGTCGATACTGTGAAAAATGAATTAGAGATTATGGCGCACTTTCTTATAGGTGTAGAGTTAAAGACGGAAACAATCAAAGCTGCTTTGAAAGATATAGATCTGGCCGCTGTTGACATGGCTGAGAAACTGGTCCGGGACAAGAAGATGCCTTTCAAAGAGGCTCATGATATGGTTGGCAGGTATATAAGGTCCGCGGAAGAAAAGAAAGCAAAAAGGTAA
- the argF gene encoding ornithine carbamoyltransferase, with amino-acid sequence MKKDLLSLKDLTEEDAFYIFELAEGLKAGVGEFERPLSGKSVGLIFQKPSNRTRLSFEVGIFQLGGNAVYMTGEDIKLGVRESIKDVAKVQSRYLDGIITRTFTHKDAITLAKFAEIPVINGLSDLYHPCQALSDIFTLKEKLGKLTNVTLAYVGDGNNVLNSLMYAAALTGVNIKFSTPPGYEPKKDLVEDAKEVADKNKTDVLYFKDPEDAVKGADCVYTDVWASMGQETERDKRGKDFEEYRINDKLFGKAKKDAIFMHCLPAHRGEEVADSVLDGPNSVVIDQAENRLHVQKAILTVYIGGKKKQ; translated from the coding sequence ATGAAAAAAGACCTATTATCGTTAAAAGATCTGACCGAGGAAGATGCCTTTTATATATTTGAACTCGCAGAAGGGCTTAAGGCAGGGGTAGGCGAATTTGAAAGGCCGTTAAGCGGTAAATCAGTCGGCCTCATATTTCAGAAGCCGTCAAACAGGACGCGGCTCTCTTTTGAAGTCGGAATATTCCAGCTCGGCGGTAATGCCGTTTATATGACGGGCGAAGATATAAAACTGGGCGTTAGGGAATCTATTAAAGACGTGGCAAAGGTGCAGTCAAGATATCTTGACGGTATCATAACGAGGACCTTTACGCATAAAGATGCAATTACGCTTGCGAAGTTTGCCGAAATACCCGTAATAAACGGATTGAGCGATCTTTATCATCCGTGTCAGGCGCTTAGCGACATATTCACCCTGAAAGAGAAACTTGGCAAACTTACGAATGTGACGCTTGCCTATGTAGGCGACGGTAATAACGTGCTTAATTCTCTTATGTACGCCGCTGCTCTGACAGGAGTAAATATCAAGTTTTCGACACCTCCGGGATACGAACCGAAAAAGGATTTAGTCGAAGATGCCAAAGAAGTAGCCGATAAAAACAAAACCGACGTACTCTATTTTAAAGACCCTGAGGATGCCGTAAAAGGCGCCGATTGCGTGTATACCGACGTTTGGGCAAGTATGGGCCAGGAGACGGAACGGGATAAGAGGGGCAAAGATTTTGAGGAATATCGGATAAATGACAAGTTATTCGGAAAGGCGAAGAAGGATGCTATCTTCATGCATTGCCTGCCGGCACACAGGGGTGAAGAGGTGGCGGATTCGGTCCTAGACGGCCCTAATTCCGTTGTTATAGACCAGGCGGAGAACAGGCTCCACGTGCAGAAAGCTATTCTTACAGTTTATATAGGAGGAAAGAAAAAACAATGA